One Phaseolus vulgaris cultivar G19833 chromosome 11, P. vulgaris v2.0, whole genome shotgun sequence genomic window carries:
- the LOC137824880 gene encoding auxin-induced protein 6B-like: MGFRLPGIRKATLAAIQGSSKVLDVPKGYLAVYVGEKMKRFVIPVSYLNQPSFQDLLSQVEEEFGYHHPMGGLTIPCREDVFLDTTSRLNRC; encoded by the coding sequence ATGGGTTTTCGGTTACCTGGTATCAGAAAGGCAACCCTTGCTGCAATACAAGGATCTTCAAAAGTCTTGGATGTGCCAAAGGGCTACCTTGCAGTCTATGTTGGAGAGAAAATGAAACGGTTTGTGATCCCCGTATCATACTTGAACCAACCTTCATTTCAAGATCTGCTGAGTCAAGTTGAGGAAGAATTCGGGTATCACCATCCAATGGGTGGTCTCACAATTCCTTGCAGAGAAGATGTGTTCTTAGATACCACTTCTCGCTTGAATAGGTGCTAA